The Rhodamnia argentea isolate NSW1041297 chromosome 7, ASM2092103v1, whole genome shotgun sequence genome contains the following window.
TGCGGTAACTTCATGCTGAGTTCTTCATTATTTCAGCTACAGCACTCTTCTCCAGCAAGTTTGTAATTTGGAGTGGATTAAATATGTGGTCACCAACAAAAGAGGGCGCTAATGATGGTGGCGTTTTATCATCTGGTTTCATCTGTTTGTGCAGCTTTTAGAGGCAAGTGAAGCTGCCAAAGATGTTAAAAATGATGCTTGCCTGCTGCAAGGTATACATCTCCGAAAGCCGAAACAGATCTGCACTTGAGACGATTGAACAAGCTGCTAAACTATTCCCAGAAGCAGCAGTGCTCAACAAGTTTGAAGATGAAATCTACAATAGAGTCGGCTACACAGTTGTGTCTAGATTGGCTCATAAGTCCCCCTCAGATTCATGTCCATTGAGAAGTGCTGTATTAGCAATGGTCGAGGCCGCATTTGATGCGATTGACCTTGAGTCGCATAGTGGAAGTCATCCTAGGCTTGGGGTTGTTGACCATATCTGCTTTCATCCCTTGGGTCAGACTTCTCTGAACCAAGTGGCCGCCATTGCAAGGACCTTGGCAGTTGGCATTGGCTCTGGTCTGCAAGGTTTGTGTACTCTCATTTGATGGCTTGCTAAAGTGAACAATAATCATTTAGAGGCAACAAATCAGAAAGATTTTGGTCTGGCTTTTTTTGCATTGGCATCTGATGCTATCTATGTGTTCCCTGGTATATGCATGCACATGCACTTCATCAGAAAGTCCTTTGGACTCTATAGCACTTCAAGAGACCACAATTTCTTCGCGCTGTTTTCATTAACCTTCTTCAGGGCTAACTCTCTTATAAACCTGCAGTACCTGCATTTCTGTATGGAGCGGCCCATGAAGATGGAAGGACACTTGATTCAATCAGAAGAGAGTTGGGGTATTTCAAGCCTAATGCAAGTGGAAACCTGTGGATAGGCGGCCCAAATTCACAGTTCTTGCCCCTGAAGCCAGACAAAGGTCCACCTCTAGCAGCCCAAGGAAAGGGAGTCATTGTGATCGGAGCGACGCGATGGGTAGATAACTACAATGTCCCTGTCTATTCTAGTGATATAGCCACTATCCGAAGAATCGCAAAACGAGTAAGTGGAAGAGGAGGCGGACTTCCTTCAGTCCAAGCCATGGCACTCAGTCATGGTGATGGTATCATTGAAGTAGCATGTAATTTGTTGGATCCGAGTAAAGTTGGAGCAACCAGTGTTCAGCTTGAAGTTGAGCGACTCGCAAGGGAGGAGGGTTTGTCCGTAGGGAAGGGGTATTTCACCGACTTTTCACAGGAGGATATAATCAAAAGATACATGAGTCTGGACTCCCCTCCATAAGCAAAAACTCTCATATTCGTGTATCTCGACCTCTGTTGGATATATTGCTCGTGCACTAGAGGTCTTTCTTCTATGATCTGGAAGCTTCCCATTGGAAAACTGAGGTTCACTATGTGGCAAAGCAAACTTTTGCTAGTGATTGATGGTTGATTTATAGATGGTTTATGGTAGATTCATGTAGTCAAGTTCTCGTTGACATATCTCACGACTTGTGGAAGAATAATGTATGCTTTAGCAATATCGAGATCATGCTGCTTTCATCCGCCGCTTTCTCAAGTTGATCTGCTACAAAGCTTAATAGAAAGAAGTGCAGAAAATTCTCTTTGGACTGAAGCGAAATCGGCTATGTTTTAAGTGATGTTATCTTCTACATTCCTGAGCATAATCTGCCCATATCGCAACGCTGTCCATTAGTGAACGATGTTAGATTTGATGAGACTATTATGTGTCATTGTCAATTTTTCACCGATCTAACATCATAGCTTATTTCAACATTCCTCAGGCGAGGCCACTTGGGAAAATGGCTGTGATATTGCCTTTTCCTTCTTGACTGGGTTCTAGAGTTTGACTTACCCAGCACAATTCTTATTGAGGCAGGTCATGATATTAATCACTACGTGAATAGTGGTCTGTCGTTGCTTGGATCAACcagatgaatttgattttcatGCCGCCAGAAAAAAGATGGGACTAATGTAGGCGCTTCCTTATTTAAATGGCCATTTGTTTCATATGATATCTGTGAATCGGTCTCAACATACAGAACAAATACAGAACTTTGCGACTTATCTTCGTTACAAGGCAGTATAAACAGCCCAATAGTCGCCGCCACAATCAAAGTCGCGAATAGAAGCACGCTAGCAAAGAACAGGAGTATCCACCTTCTATGTTCTTGCTCTTGGAAGCCTGAGAATGCGCTAATTGACTCGCGGGAAGAATCCTCAATTAACTCAGTAGCCTCTGAGAAGAAAGAATTAGAGGAAGGTCAATTCGTCTTCCAAAGAGGACCATTAGTCCAAAAATTCCGGGCTCCAGCAAGGAATACTAGTCACGTCTGAGCTTGCCACTTCCTTCTGTTCCAAACATTGCAAAGCCTATTGCTTATCCTGAAATCACGGGAGCACATCGGTTAACGGGTATTTAgataaagaaaagcaaaatgagCTGAAAAGAATTATTGAAAGCTTAAGATTCATCGCGAACATATGAACTGTTCCGTTGAACTAATGAAGTAATGACCTCCTTCAGTAGCTTCGAGAGGATCTCCTTAACCAACTTCGACAGGATCATCACATGATATGGTCGGAACGTAATCTTCTTTTTGTGCCTCCAAAATTTCTCCCCACATCAGTACTCCATAATGATGAAAGGAAGAGAAATCATGTGGACTGTCCTCTGTCACCAATAATCTCCACAGGAACAGACTCCATTCGCAAAATTGTGAAATCTATTGGTGTCTCTGATGATTATCTCACGCTGTGTGATTTTAGATAGTAGCCTGGATGCAGTATGGCAATCCCCGCATATACgaagatttttggtgattctAATCGGTGTCCCTGGCTCAGTATTCAGGATAGCAAACACAATTGCCAGCTTCTCGCTGTGAACTGCTAGATGACCATCCTTATCTTCATCCTCCAGATCATGAAGAGTTGAATCTGTCTCAGGAACATAACCGAGAGCTCTCATCTTCCCCACTAGTATGTCTAATTCTTCGTAGATTCGTGCGGACTGTGGATGAGATTGATCACCAGCAAGAAAGGTGTGGACTATGTTGTTAAGCTCAAAATTACTGACACCGGGTGCTTTCTTGATTCCTTTACTCTTCATGGTTGATCTAACCTTTGCTACATCTTGCCATCTACCAGCTTTTGCATAGATGTTAGACAAAAGAACATAATAACCCGACTGCTCTGGAACCAATTGAAAGAGACAATCAGCAGCCAGAAGCCCAATTTTCATGTTCGAGTAGACCCGACAAGCACCCAAGAGAGCTCCCCAAACTCTTTCATTAGGCTCGATTGGCATTTTCTGGATGAGATGATATGCCTCATCTACTTTCCCAGCACGTCCCAACAAATCTACCATGCAAGAGAAGTGTTCTAAACGTGGTTCTATCCCATACTCCTCCATCATTAGATTAAAGTAATGACACCCCTCGTCCAGCAGTCCTCCATGACTGCAAGCGGACAGAACAGACACAAAAGCAATGGCATCTGGATCAAGACCTGAATTTCGCATTCTCGAAAAAAGAGCCACTGCATCACGACCAAGCCCGCTTATGCCATATGCAGAGATCATTGAAGTCCACGAAATGACATCTCGAACAATTAGTTTGTCGAACACTTGCCTTGCATCAGACAAACAACCACACTTAGCATACATGCCAATTAAAGCATTCTCTAGCAACAAATTTGGTCGTAGCTTCTTCCTCTCCACACActcatgaattttctttcccAGTGACACAGCAGAGAGATCTCCACAAGCTGGAAGAATACTAGCAAAAGTAATGACATCTGGCTCAACTTTATGCACTTCCATCTGTGAAAAGAGATCAACAGCTTTGGTGGGCATCGAGTTATTCACGTAGACAGCAATTATCACATTCCAAGAGATCAAATTACTTTTATCCATCTTCAAGAACATCTTCTCCACAAACTCAACACTTTCGGCTGATGCGTTGCTTACAGCTGGCAAGAGGCTAGCCATTGTTCCAGAATCATACCGTACCTTCAATAATTCCATTTCCCTACAAACACTCAAGGCATCGTCAAACTGACCATTCTGTGCGTAACTGGCAACCATTGAG
Protein-coding sequences here:
- the LOC115727159 gene encoding formimidoyltransferase-cyclodeaminase: MDIRPEPADTNSDIFDSSLNLEDAHFKEGYDDGHSHGVAAGGEEGRQVGLKTGFETGEELGFYRGCVGVWNSAIRVDPTRYSTRVQKSVRTMEVLLDEYPMMEPEDERVQEMMGDLRLKFRAICASLGVKLEYRGYLKGVDKKDVEFEVLEALALFMFEEKPVKTLNVYYSTLLQQRQVKLPKMLKMMLACCKVYISESRNRSALETIEQAAKLFPEAAVLNKFEDEIYNRVGYTVVSRLAHKSPSDSCPLRSAVLAMVEAAFDAIDLESHSGSHPRLGVVDHICFHPLGQTSLNQVAAIARTLAVGIGSGLQVPAFLYGAAHEDGRTLDSIRRELGYFKPNASGNLWIGGPNSQFLPLKPDKGPPLAAQGKGVIVIGATRWVDNYNVPVYSSDIATIRRIAKRVSGRGGGLPSVQAMALSHGDGIIEVACNLLDPSKVGATSVQLEVERLAREEGLSVGKGYFTDFSQEDIIKRYMSLDSPP
- the LOC115727148 gene encoding putative pentatricopeptide repeat-containing protein At3g49142, with protein sequence MSRWCLQVRVKCPFSVRCAELSASRQLRFLVASTSEPEIVPKVSSSNGEIFGKILDQYPHIKTLRKVHSKIFSDQVLRADPSLGVKLMRVYAARGKPETARHVFDEVCDRNVIVYNVMIRSYVNNRQYRDALVLFKDMLGCGYVPDNYTYPCVLKACSGSSNKVAGLQIHAAVVRVGLGSSLFVGNGLVAMYGKCGCLAEARRVLDEMPRRDVVSWNSMVASYAQNGQFDDALSVCREMELLKVRYDSGTMASLLPAVSNASAESVEFVEKMFLKMDKSNLISWNVIIAVYVNNSMPTKAVDLFSQMEVHKVEPDVITFASILPACGDLSAVSLGKKIHECVERKKLRPNLLLENALIGMYAKCGCLSDARQVFDKLIVRDVISWTSMISAYGISGLGRDAVALFSRMRNSGLDPDAIAFVSVLSACSHGGLLDEGCHYFNLMMEEYGIEPRLEHFSCMVDLLGRAGKVDEAYHLIQKMPIEPNERVWGALLGACRVYSNMKIGLLAADCLFQLVPEQSGYYVLLSNIYAKAGRWQDVAKVRSTMKSKGIKKAPGVSNFELNNIVHTFLAGDQSHPQSARIYEELDILVGKMRALGYVPETDSTLHDLEDEDKDGHLAVHSEKLAIVFAILNTEPGTPIRITKNLRICGDCHTASRLLSKITQREIIIRDTNRFHNFANGVCSCGDYW